The genomic region TCGGGCTGATGCTCAAGGATCGCCTCCGCCGAAGTGTCGTAAGGAACAATCGTGACCTCGCACCCGATCGAGGTCAGGTGCCGGAGGATGTTGTGCTTCGCCCCGCAGTCGATCGCAATGACCTTCTTCTGAGTCCCAGGCTCCGGCAGTGACATCCGAGAGTCCCAGGCACCCAGGTCAGTGGACCACGCCTCCGAATCAGCCCGCGTCACCGTCTTGACGAGATCAACGCCCACCAGCCCGACCGACGCCTTGGCTCGCTCGACCAGATCATCATCAGAGATCGTTGGGTCCGTACAGATCACCGCTTTGAGAGCACCGACGACACGCAGACGTCGCGTCAATGCTCGGGTATCGATACCCGTGATCCCGACCACGCCCTGCTCGTCCAGCCAGGCCGATAGCTGCTGTTCTGAGCGGTGGTTGCTCTCCCGGTTGGCGAGTTCACGAACCACGAACCCACGCAGGTGAATCTTTGTTGATTCCAGGTCCTCACGCGTCACGCCATAGTTGCCGATCAGCGGGCACGTCATGGTCACGATCTGCCCCGCATAAGAGGGATCAGTCAGTACCTCCTGATATCCCGTCAAAGACGTGTTGAAGCAGGCCTCGCCCTCCACCACGGCCGGAGCCGTATGCCCAAAGGCCTGTCCGCTGAACACCACGCCGTCTTCCAGGGCCAGCCGTGCCGTTGGTTGTTCACTATTGCTCATAACCCACATCCTAGCCGTTCCGTCGGGGTTCAAAAAAGCCCACCCATCGGCAGACGGGCGGGCTCGTGTCAATCGTCAGGTCAAAGGCCTCGATCAGGCCACGCCATCCTGCTTGGCCATGTGTGCCAGCAGATCAACCACACGGTTCGAGTAGCCCCATTCGTTGTCGTACCACGACACGACCTTGAAGAACTTGGAACTCAGCTCGATACCGGCACCCGCATCGAACGTCGAGCTGGCCGGATCGTGAATGAAGTCGGTCGAGACCACCGGCTCATCGGTGTACGCCAGGATACCCTTGAGCGGACCCGATTCCGACGCCTTCTTCATCGCGGCGCAGATGTCCTTGTACGACGTCTCCTTCTCGGTCCGGACCGTCAGGTCCACGACCGAGACATCAGCCGTCGGGATACGGAATGCCATGCCCGTGAGCTTGCCCTTTAGCTCCGGCATCGCCAGGCCAACGGCCTTGGCCGCGCCGGTCGAGGCCGGGATGATGTTAAAGCCGGCAGCACGCCCGCCACGCAGATCCTTCTTGGAAGGACCGTCCTGCGTGGGCTGAGTCGCCGTCACGGCATGCACCGTGGTCATCAAACCTTCGACAATCCCAAAGTTGTCCTGAAGGACCTTGGCGATCGGGGCCAGGCAGTTGGTCGTGCATGAGGCGTTCGAGACGACTTTGGCATCCTTGGCCAACGACTCGTGATTCACGCCCATCACGATCGTCGGGACCTGGTCCGGACTGCTCGTCGGGGCCGAGATCACCACACGCTTTGCGCCTGCGTCGATGTGCTGCTTGGCACCGTCAAAGGCCGTGAAAAAGCCGGTTGACTCGACGACATAATCCACGCCGAGCTTGCCCCAGGGCAGGTCAGCGGGATTACGCTCAGCGCAACACGGGATCTTCTTGCCGTTGACGATCAGCGCATCATCCGTCGCCTCGACCGTGCCGGGAAACCGGCCATGAATCGAGTCGTACTTGAGCAGGTAAGCGAGCGACGCCGGCGGGAACAGATCGTTGATCCCGACAAACTCGACGTTGCCCTGTTCCAGGCCAGCCCGGAACACCAGGCGGCCGATGCGGCCGAAGCCATTGATCGCGACCTTGATGGACATGGATCCAGACTCCAAATCTAGGGGGTGAGGGGAGCTTGAGCGGACAGGCGTCCGGCTCGTCTAAGGATAATAAGGTACGGAGTTGGCCGCTGATTCGCAATCAGCGGTTGACCCCGCCTCGCGGGGAGACCACCATCCTAGCGAGATACACAGGTCGCGTGCGACCAACCCAGCATGGAGACGATCTCTGCCCGGCACCTCTGCCAAACCCGACGCCCCGCTCACGGTCAGCCAGGCCGCCGGGCTCATCCAGCGCACCATTCAGCAAGCCATCCCCGGCCGCATCCGGGTGCTTGGGGAAATCTCCAGCCTCTCGGCTCGCACCCACTGGTACTTCACGCTCAAAGACCGCGACGCCTCGCTCCGCTGCGCCTGCTTCGCCAGCAGCGCCCAGCGAGTCCCCTTCCAACCCGAGAACGGCATGGCGGTCGTCGCCACCGGCCGCATCGACTTCTATCCGCCTCAGGGCAGCCTGCAGATGATCGTCGACAGCCTCGAAGTCGCTGGCCAGGGCGACCTCGAAGCCGAACTCCGCCGCAGGGTCGCCGAACTGCGTGAGTTGGGCTATTTCGACGAAGCCCGCAAGAAGCCTCTCCCGCTGATCCCCACCCGAGTCGCTGTCGTCACCTCGGGTGCCGGGGCCGCGCTGCAGGACGTGATCGACACCACACGCCGACGCTGGCCCGCCGTCCAGTTGCTGCTGGTCGATGTCCCGGTCCAGGGAGCCGCCGCCGCCCCGGCCATCACCAAGGCTATTGAGCAACTTTCCCGGCACGCCCGCCAACTCAATCTCGACGCCATCATCCTCACCCGTGGCGGGGGCTCGATGGAAGACCTCTGGGCCTTCAACGAACGCTCCATCGCCGATGCCATCTTCCGCTGCCCCATCCCATTCGTCGCAGCGATTGGTCACGAAGTGGACACCACCATCGCCGAGCTGGTCGCCGACGCCCGCGCCGCCACCCCGACCCAGGCTGCCATGCAGTTGATCCCCGATCGGGCCGCGCTCGACCGACAGGTCGATCAGCAGGCGCGCCGCCTCAGCCTACTCACGCAGCGTGAGGTCGAGCGTCAACAGGATCGTCTCGACGCCGTCGCACGCTCAACCATCTTCAGGCAACCCGACCAGTGGCTGGCCTCGCAGCGTGATCATTTGCTCCGCCTCAGCGATCGCCTCCGGCTCGCCACCCGCCAGGGCGCGACCCCACACCGCCAGCACCTCGGTCGCCTGACCCGAGACCTCGCCCGCACGACCCATCAGCGACTCAAAGCCGCCAGCCTTAGCCTGGCCAGCCTGGCCCCCCAACTCCACCGCGAAATCAACCGTCGACTCGACACCGACAGCAACCGCTTCTACGCCCTGACACGCCAGCTCGAGGCCGTCGGCCCCAAACAGGTCCTCGGCCGCGGCTTCACCTACACCCTCGGCCCCGACGGCAAGCCGCTCCGGTCCGCCGAGGCTGCGAAAGCCGTGGGCAAGCTCCGTACCGTGTTTAAGGACGGGGAAGTGAAGAGCACGATCGACGACGCCCCGCCCAAGCCCAAGAAACGACGCCAGTCATCAGCCGATACCACCAGCCTCTTCGATCCACCCGAACCAGCCTGACATCCCGCTACACTGCAACCCATGGCCGCATCCAAACCCAAACCTCCCAAAGACCTCTCCTTCGAGCAGGCGATCGACGAGCTCGAGACCATCATCGAGGCCATCGAAGCCGGTGAGATCGGCCTCGAAGACGTGCTCCAGCGGTACGAGCGCGGCGTCGGCCTCATCCAACGCTGCCGAGACGTTCTCACCGGCGCCGAGACGAAGCTCAAGAAACTCAACCTCGATCAGCTCGACGACGCCAACGACCTCGATGAAGAGTCCTGACGTATGGCGATCATCGTCTACGGTTTTCTCCTCGCCCTGGGCCTCTGCATCGGCAGTTTCCTCAACGTCGTCATCCTCCGCATGCCCGAGGGCCTCAGCGTCGTTCACCCTCCTTCGCGCTGCCCTCGATGCGGAACCGGCCTCCGCGCGATCGACAACATCCCCGTCCTCTCATGGCTCATGCTCCGCGGTCAGTGTCGCGGATGCTCCCAACCCATCAGCATCCAGTACCCGCTGGTCGAACTCGCCTTCGGGCTGCTCACGCTTGGCCTGGGCTGGTGGCAGATCAACACCTGGGCACCCAACCTCCCGATTCTCGACGCCCTCCGGCTCCTCGGCCCGCTGCTGATCACTCAGCTCGTGCTGCTGGCCTGTCTTTTTGCCGCGACACTCATCGACGCCCGCCACTACATCATCCCGCTGAGCCTCTGCTGGGTCCCGTTCTTCGTCGCTATCACCCTCATGCCCGTGTCGGTCGCCACGGGCTGGCCCGCCATCGGCCCTACGCTCCCCATCGGCTGGACCGAGCCGGTAGGGGGGTTGACGCTCGGCGTGCTGATCTCCATCGCCCTCCTCCAACTCGGCGTGATCCCCCGCAGCTACGCCGACTACGAGCAGGTCATGCAAGACCTCACCGGCCAACAAGCTGACTCCGATGTCGCCGCCGAGAACGCTCTCTACCCCCACGCTCGACGGGAAACCCTCAAGGAACTCCTCTTCCTGCTCCCACCCACCCTCGGCTTGATCGCTGGCGTCATCCTCTCCAGCCCGACGCCCACCACCGGCTGGCTCGAAACGCTCCTCGCCGCGCTCGCCGGAGCGATCTTCGGCGCAGGCCTGGTCTGGGGAACCCGCATCCTCGGCACCCTCGCCTTCGGCAAGGAGGCCATGGGCCTGGGCGATGTCCACCTCATGGCGGGGGTCGGTGCCGTCCTCGGCTGGCGCGATGTAACCCTCGCCTTCTTCATCGCGCCCTTCCTCGGGCTGCTAGGCACCTTCGCCCTCACCGGACTGGCTTCCGTTCGCAGTGCCGAGGCTCGGGTCATCCCCTACGGCCCCTACCTCGCGGTCGGCTCCATCATCGCACTGCTCGCCTCAGACCCCATCCTCGAAGCTCTTGGGTTTTCTGGTATCTTCACACCCTGAAGGCCGATACCACATGGCCCGATAACCTCGCTCGCTTCATCGAAAGGAAGACGATGGGTCTCACGACACGGATGGTCGCTTGCTGCCTTGGCCTCATGATGCTCGCTTTAGTTGGATGCCAGCCTCCCTACCGCGTCCTCGAAGAGCGTGAGGCCCTCTACATCCAGAACCAGGAACTCCAGGACCAGCTCAACCAGGCTCGGACCGCTGTCGAAGTCTGCGAGCGTGATCGCTCCAACCTCCTTGGCGAGATCGAGCGTCTCAAGCGTGAACTGGCTATGACGCCAACTACCGTGGTCCCCGCCAACGCTTTCGCCGGTATCGCTGGCATCGAAACCGAACAGAGCGACACCCAGATCAAGGTCCGCGTCCCCGGCGACGTACTCTTCGCCTCCGGTGCCATCGACCTCAAGAACGCCTCGAAGAGCACGCTGAACCAGATCGCCAGCGTCATCCAGCGTGAATACCCCAACCAGACGATCCGCGTCGAGGGACACACCGATACCGACCCGATCCGCAAGAGCAGTTGGAAGGACAACCTCGAACTCAGCCTCGAGCGGTCCGCCGCCGTCCATCGCCACCTGCAGACCCAGGGCATCGACCCCAAGCGAATGTACGCAGCGGGCTTCGGCGAGTGGCGACCACAACCCACCAAGGACCGCAGCCGCCGCGTGACCATTGTCGTGGTCCTCGTCGAGTAGCGGACGACCCGACCACAACCCACCGGAGATCGCCGTGCTCGGGATCGTCAACTATGGCATGGGCAACCTGCGCTCGGTCCAGAAGGCCATTGAACGCGTTGGCGGGAGCGCCGCCATCGTCGATAGCGCCGATGCCATCTCCAGTTGTGATCGTTTGATCCTCCCAGGCGTCGGGGCCTTCGCCGACGCCATGGACCTGCTCCACCAGCGATCGCTGCTCCAGCCGGTTCTCGACTACGCCCACTCAGGCCGCCCCTTCCTCGGCATCTGTCTCGGGATGCAGTTGATGCTCGATCACTCCGAGGAAACCATCTCGCCAACCGACACGCCGGTCGCTGGTCTCGGCCTCATCCCCGGGTCGGTCCGCCGATTCCAGTTCTCTCCAGGACCCGATGGCCGCACGCCCAAAGTCCCCCACATGGGCTGGAATGCCATCAACCCCCTCCGAGAACACCTCTTGACCGATGGAATCGAACACGGCGACCACGCCTACTTCGTCCACGGCTTTTTCTGCGATCCCACAAACGACGCCGACCGCCTCGCCAGCACCGACTACAGCGGGGACTTCTGCAGCATGATCGCTCGCGGCAACCTCCTGGGCTGCCAGTTCCACCCCGAGAAATCCCAAGCCGTTGGCCTGCGCATCCTCGCCAACTTCCTGTCCTTCACCCCCCAGAACCCATCATGATCACGACCGCCAACCCCTGTTACGCCCCCATTGGCCAAGACTCTGCTGACCCGATCACCCACCATCAGGCCTTCCCACTCCTCGCCGATGCCAGCAGTTACAACGCCTGCCTCTGGGACCTTCGCCACCTCGAAAACCCGCGCGCCTACTGGCTCGACTTGTTTCGCCGCCACTTCGCATCGCTGCTCGATCATGCCCGCAGCGAACGGCTCGAATCCGGTGAGCCACCCGATCAGGTCGAAGGACGTTGCCGACAAGCCAGCACCCACTTCCTCGCCTGGCTCGATCACGCCGAAGACAGCCCGTCACACTTTGATCGCCTCGATGTCCTGACCATCTGCTGGGCCCGCGAGCGAGCGCTCCGCGCCGCCTGCATCCCCGACCCCTACCGACTAGCTAAAGCCGAACAGACCGCCGCCGCTCTGATTCATCTCCCCGGCTGGCTCACCGAACTCGACGCCATGGACCGGGATGACAAATGGCTCAGCCTCCTCCGTGGCGTCTTCGCAGGCAACCTCTTCGACCTCGGCGCGACCAAGACCCTCGATATGTACGCCGATGGCTCGGCCCCAGATTTCCACACGACACTGAACAACCTCAAGCCTCGCCCCTGGTTCATCGATGACGGAGACGCTTTCCTCGCCCGCTGGGCCGGTCGCCGTTTCCGTGAGGCGATCCTCTTTGTCGATAACGCCGGCCCGGATGTCACACTCGGCATGATCCCGCTGGCCCGTGAGCTGGCCCGCTACGGCCGCGTCATCCTCTCGGCCAACTCGGCCCCCTCTCTCAATGACATCACCCACGCGGAGCTTCTGCCTCTACTCGATCAAGTCGCCCGGCTCGACCCAACGATCGCCGAGCAACGCGCCAGCGACCGCCTCGTCGCCATCCCCTCGGGCAACTGGGCCCCGCTGATGGACCTAACCCGCATGGCCCCCGATCTCTGCGCCGCCGCTGACCGGGGCACCGACCTGGTCATCCTCGAGGGCATGGGCCGGGGTATCGAGTCCAACCACGAGGCCCAACTCACCTGCGACACCCTCAAAATCGCCATGATCAAGGACGAAGGCGTCGCCGAAGCCCAGGGGGCCTCCCTCTTCGATCTGGTCTGCCGATTCGACCCTGCTCCAGATAAATAATCTGTAGACAAGCATTTCCCCGAACTCCCTGCAATACTAAAGCAGTTCAGCCGTTGGAGACCCATGACTTTGCGCGATCCCCGCACCCGTGCCTTTACCCTCATCGAACTCCTGGTGGTGATCTCTATCATCGCCATCCTCATCGGCATCCTCCTCCCGGCCCTCTCCGGCGTCCGCCAAGCCGCCATCGCCCTGGCCTGCAAATCCAACCTCCGCCAGATCGGGCTGGTCATGAACATGTATCTCGATCAGAACGCCCAGGTCTTCCCCGCAGCCCGGTACATGCCCGAGCCATTCCTGTCCGGAGCATCGACGCCCATCTACGACTTCTTCCAGGCCTATCTCCCCGATGAGCAAAACAACGAAGGCGGGGTCTACTGGTGTCCCGCCGACGACATCGTCGCGCCGCTTGCCAGCATCAGCTACGACTACAACTCCGGCCTCGGCAACCGAAAACTCGAAGATTCCTGGTACATGAGACGCCTCCGGTTCGACCCTAGCGAAGTCTGGATCCTCAAAGATTTCGACGGCGGGAGCATGGCGTTATCGGATAACACCAATCTAGAAGTCCCCTTCTTCCACCGCAGCCGCAACGCCTACTGGGCTGATGGCCACGTCGCCGACCTCGAAACCAACTATGGAACCGTGAGAAACTAACCGGCCCGCGCCCACAGGAGATGTCCCGATGGAATCACTCAAGCACATGGACCCCAAGAAAAAAGCCATCCTCGCCTCCGGCCTGGGCGTTCTGGCCATCGTCGTCGTCAGCTTAGGCGGGTACCTCTACTGGGCCAACCAACTCCCCGCCATGCCGGAGACCGCTGACGATGTCGTCGCCCTGCTCTCCGACTCCCGATTCGACAACCTCCCGCCCGAGAGACGCGAAGCCTACGTCCAGCGGATGTTCGACATCCGTTCCACCCTCGACGAAGACGAGCGAAGCAGACTCTTCGACACCATGCGTGACAACGACATCGCCCGCGACAACATGCGTGCACTCATGGAACAGACGATGGTCTCCAACGCCCGCGCCTTCGCCCGTGCGTCAGAAGATGAACGCCAGGTGATCCTCACCAATGTTTCCCAGATGTTCCAGGGCATGCGCCCACCCGGACAACGAGGTGACGGTGGCCAACGACCCGAAGGGGGAGACCGTGATAGCCGACGTGAGCGTATGCAGGAACGCATCATGGATCGCGCCGCCTCCGGCAACCCCCAGGACTCCGCCATGATCCGCGAGTTCTTCACGGCGCTCCGTCAGCAACGTGAGCAGCAGCGCAACAACGGCTAAGTTACGAACCCAACCCGGCCTCGCGCTCAATCAGTTCCAGCAACGACGCACGCAGCTTCGCGGTCACAGGACCGATCCTCCCGCCCCCGATCTCCTGACGCTCGATCTTCGTGACAGGCAGTAGCTGCCAGCCCGAGTTGGTCAGGAACACCTCGTCGGCGTCCAGCAGATCGTCGATCGTCAGCATCCGCTTATGAGCCTCGATCCCCTCAGCCGCGGCAGACTCCAACACCGCCGCCCGCGTCACGCCGGGCAGCACCGGCGATCCGAGCGATCCCTGCACCTCCTCGCCCCGAGCGATCGGCGTCGACACCACACCATCCTTCACTAGAAACAGGTTGCTGATGGACCCCGATGCCAGGTGATTGGTGACACTCAGCCAGATCGCCTCCCCAGCCCCCGCCGCTGCCGCCTGACGGAGCGTTCGCAGCCTCTGCCAGTAGTTCAACGTCTTGTGCCCCGCTGTCGGGTCCAGCGGATTGGCGTGCGATGGAGAGATCAGCGCCATCACACCCTCCTCGAAATACCTTGGGTCGTACTCCGTCGCTGGCGTCGGCTGAATCGCCAGCGTCGGCATCGGCCGAACCGGCTCGCCACGACCCGGCAGCAGACTCACAGGCCCCGCCGTCAGCGTCAGTCGTAGCCGAGCCTCGCGCAGGTGATTGTGCTTAATCGTCTGATCAATCGCCTCGGCCAGCGAACCCGTGTCCAGCCCATCCACCAGCCCCAACTCACGAGCAGAGACTTCCAGCCGTTCCAGATGAGCCCCCGCCCGGAACGCCGCCCCGTGACGCACCGCCAAAGTCTCAAAAAGGCCGATCCCGTGCTGGAAACCGGCGTCATCGAGCCGCACCACGGCTTCCTCCGGCTCCACAAACCGACCCTGCAGGAAAACCCGCCAGGTCACCCCATCCGATCCGCTTTCCACAGGCTCGACCACGATTTGGCTCCCAAACTGTCTTAGGCTACACTACTCGGCTCGACCGGTGGGGGCCAGGAGCACGCTTATGAAGAAGGACATCCATCCAACCTACCGTCCCGTCGTCTTTGAAGACGTGTCGGCTGGTCTGCGTTTCATCACTCGCTCGACCATCCCCGCCAAAGACACAACCAAGTGGGAGGATGGCAAAGAGTATCCCCTCGTCAAGGTTGATATCTCCAGCGCCTCACACCCCTTCTTCACCGGCAAGCAGAAGTTCGTCGATACCGCAGGCCGCGTTGAAAAGTTCCAGCGCAAGTTCGCTGGCGGCTACTTCGATAAGAAGAAATAATCCCACCCACCCCCGCACGCCGGCCCCAAACCCATGGCCGACCTCCATCAGCGGATCCTGGAGAAACTCGACGCCCTGCGCGACGAGTTCAACCAGATCAATCAGCAACTCGAATCCCCCGAGGTCATCACCGACCACGAGAAGGTACGCACGCTCTCCGTGCGCCGTGCCGCGCTCACACCGATCGCCGAGCGCTACAACACCTGGCTCGAACTCACGAACCAAGGTGATGAACACCAAAGCCTGATCGACGACAACGCCGACGCCGACCTCGTCGAACTCGCCCGCGAAGAGCTCCCCGCCCTCCGTGAGCAGGCCGAAGCCCTCCTGACCGAGATCAGCCACGAACTCGTCACGGCAGATGACCGATCCGTCGCCTCGGTCATCCTGGAAATCCGTGCCGGCACGGGCGGCGACGAGGCCGCGCTTTGGGCTGGCGACCTCCTCGAGATGTATCAGAGCTACGCCCGCAATCACCGCTGGAAGCTCGAGCCCATGAGCTTCACGCCCGGCGAGCAAGGCGGGATTCGCGCCGCCGTCCTCTCGGTCCGCGGCGAGGGTGTCTGGCAGGGCCTTGGCTACGAAGGCGGGGTTCACTGCGTCAAACGAGTCCCCGCGACCGAGACTCAGGGCCGCGTTCACACCTCCACGGCCACGGTCGCTGTCCTCCCCGAGCCTGAAGCCGTCGAGGTCCAGATCAACCCCGAGGATGTCGATGTCCACGTCACCACGGCCCAGGGTCCCGGCGGGCAGAACGTCAACAAGGTCGCCACCGCCGTCCACATCATCCACAAGCCCACCGGCATCGAGGTCCGGATGCAGGAATCCAAGAGCCAGCAGCAGAACCGCGACCGAGCCTGGCAGATTCTTCGGGCTCGCCTCTTCCAGCACGCCAAGGATCAGATCGACGCCGCCCGCGCAGAATCCCGATCGGCCATGATCGGTACCGGCGCCCGCTCCGAGCGCATCCGCACCTACCGCTACAAGGACAACATCGCCGTCGATCACCGTCTCAGCGCGTCGTTCAACCTCCAGACCGTCCTCGCTGGCGGACTGGACGACATCATCGAGGGCCTGATCGCCGAAGACCGAGCCCTACGCCTCGCCAACCTCTGACAGACCCCCGTTTCCTCACCCCCGGCCAGCTCAAAACCCGATAACAACCCCGTGAAGCACTCCTTCCCCGGCTGTCCCTGCGCCGCCCGGCTCCTGACGCTCATCCTCGGCGTCTTGCTGATCCTGCCGACGTTTTCTCTCGCGCAGGAACGTGAGCAGGTCCTGGTCAGCCCGAAGCGACTCGTCCATCACTTCGATTTCGAGGACACCAACGAACAGGGCATCAAGATCGGCAGCAGTTACCCGCTGCCCAAGCACTGGTACGCCGTTGGCCGCGATCCCCTCAACCCCGACCCCAACTTCCTGAATCTCCCAGTCCACGCTGATCTAATCGCCCGCGAGCGCTATCCTTCCTACACCCACGTCGGCTTCGATGACAGCCAGACGTATTCCGGCGACTATGCCCTGCACCTAGCGCTCGATGGCGGGAACGCCGCCGCCTTCCTGCAGGTCGGCGCACTGCCCGTTCTCACCCGCAGCGATTATCTGATTACCGCCCGATTCCGCACCGAGAAGCTCAGAGGTGCCCGCGCCGCGATCCGATCTTACTTCGTCAACAGACAAGGCGAGCGGATTGCCGACAGCGAACGCAGCACCGGTCCGATCCGATCCGAGAACGGCTGGTCGGCCGTCTCCATCAAGCTCATCGGCAACTACCCCGAGGCCGCATGGATCGGTCTCGAAGTCGAACTCCTCCAGCCCACCGACTCTCCCGACAACCCTCTGGGCACCCAGCAGATCGTGCTCCAGGACCTCGATGCCAAACTCTGGGTTGATGACATCGGCGTCTGGCTTCTGCCACACGTCGAGATCGGCACGCAGGACCCGACCAACCTGATCGTCTCGCCACAGCAACCCACCATCAACGCCACGGTCCGTGACCTCACCGGACAACTCCTCCGCGTCGAGATCAATCTCTACGACCATAATCGCACCCGCGTCGAGCAGCGAACCTGGCTCGTTGGCGACGGATCGGCGGACACCTGGGACTGGACCCCGCAACTCCCCGGCTTCGGCTGGTACCTCGTCGAACTCGCCGTGTTCGAGACTGAAGGCGACTACGCTGGCAACCAGCCCCTCGCTCGGTCCATCGGTGCCCTGGCTTACATGCCCAACCACCGCCTGCGCATCGCACCCGATCTCGAACGCTTCACGCTTATCGCCGAGCGCATGCCGCCGATCGAGGAGCGACTGATCCCGAGCCTCCTCGAGCGAACCGGTCTCCGTTCCGTAGTGCTATCCGTATGGAACCGTGAGACCACCCTCGAAACCCTCAACGCCGAGCAGCACCACCTCGAAAACCTGCTCCGCACCATCATGGGAGACAACCGTTCGGTCGCTCTATCGTTCAGCCCGGTCCCGACGGCGCTGGCGCAGACGCCCGGCATCGAAACCACCAGCCCGATGACGCTGCTCCAGACCGATGAGGAACTCTGGCAACCCTTCGTCGCCCCCGTCATGCTCCGCCACGGCCAACGCATCAAGCAATGGCACCTAGGCGTGCTCGACGCCAACGAACCGTTCTTTATCGAACGACTCAGCGACACCACAAGACGCATCACCGACCGGCTTCGCCGCCTGAGCCCCTCGCCCCGGCTCCACCTGCCCTGGCGAATCGATCAGGCTCGCCGCGATGACATGCCGTCGAACATCGCCTACACGATCGAAGTCCCCGCCAG from Phycisphaeraceae bacterium harbors:
- a CDS encoding aminotransferase class IV, translated to MVEPVESGSDGVTWRVFLQGRFVEPEEAVVRLDDAGFQHGIGLFETLAVRHGAAFRAGAHLERLEVSARELGLVDGLDTGSLAEAIDQTIKHNHLREARLRLTLTAGPVSLLPGRGEPVRPMPTLAIQPTPATEYDPRYFEEGVMALISPSHANPLDPTAGHKTLNYWQRLRTLRQAAAAGAGEAIWLSVTNHLASGSISNLFLVKDGVVSTPIARGEEVQGSLGSPVLPGVTRAAVLESAAAEGIEAHKRMLTIDDLLDADEVFLTNSGWQLLPVTKIERQEIGGGRIGPVTAKLRASLLELIEREAGLGS
- a CDS encoding type B 50S ribosomal protein L31 gives rise to the protein MKKDIHPTYRPVVFEDVSAGLRFITRSTIPAKDTTKWEDGKEYPLVKVDISSASHPFFTGKQKFVDTAGRVEKFQRKFAGGYFDKKK
- the prfA gene encoding peptide chain release factor 1, translating into MADLHQRILEKLDALRDEFNQINQQLESPEVITDHEKVRTLSVRRAALTPIAERYNTWLELTNQGDEHQSLIDDNADADLVELAREELPALREQAEALLTEISHELVTADDRSVASVILEIRAGTGGDEAALWAGDLLEMYQSYARNHRWKLEPMSFTPGEQGGIRAAVLSVRGEGVWQGLGYEGGVHCVKRVPATETQGRVHTSTATVAVLPEPEAVEVQINPEDVDVHVTTAQGPGGQNVNKVATAVHIIHKPTGIEVRMQESKSQQQNRDRAWQILRARLFQHAKDQIDAARAESRSAMIGTGARSERIRTYRYKDNIAVDHRLSASFNLQTVLAGGLDDIIEGLIAEDRALRLANL